The stretch of DNA CACTCTCCTGCCTCTTCTCCTTACTCTGTTTCACTCTCTTGAAGACGGAGGGGGATCAGTTTTTGAGTCCTGTTTGGTTTGACGGTGTTTAAAGGAACGACCTGCTTTGATGAGGCGTGAGTCAAAGGTGGACGTACGTGCGCGCAGGTGTCGCTCTGCTTGCGCAGGCCAGGAGCTCCGCGCGAGCCTGTGTGACCGCGCCGCTGCACCGATTCTGACTTTTCTTTAGTTAATTTTGACTTTGCATGGCTGAAGCTACGAAACACTCCATGCCAGCAGCTCATTCCTTGTCTCAtttgaaaaataagaaaaataaataaaaagacaaagccCTTCTGTGGCTCCATGCAATCTTTACTTTTAGTTGCTGCTACTTTTCCCCCTCCAAGACACCCGAAATGCAGCTAATTTTAAACACAAAGTCTGAATATTGCTAGTTTCACAGAGATATCCAAGTACACCACGTTTAGTTTAGGTTAGGCTCTGTTTCAGACCAATAGCTACTGCTTTGGTGTCTGATCTGATTCTGATCTGATTCTGATATCTTTCTATCACATTTTTAAGCCTAGCTAGATAAAAGGCACCTGTAGAGCTCAGACCTCTGTCAAACAGTTCATTTCCCCACGTTGTGCGACACCTGTAGCCTACAGTCATGAAAGTCCGTTCTTAACTTTTCGATTTATCTagctcacagacagacagacagacagacagacagacagacaccggCTATCACGTAACCTTGGCGGCGGTAATGATGGCGAATAGACTTTTAAAGCTTCTTGACCATCTTTCAATGCCTcacccttttttctttcttctccttttatgTGTTTCTGTTGGTGACACCATAGGAGAGTTCTCAGGTGTGTATACCAGCATGCTGTTTTTACTTTAACACTTTTGACTCCTTGTTGCAGCGTAAACCTCACAGCTAAGGTAAACCTTAAACAGATACTTATTTTATAATCAGGGAAGGTACGTAAATAGATTAGAATCCAATTTCATATGCAGGAAAATTGTATTTTGCCCCCCAAAAAATTGTTTTAAAGTCACAGCGATTATGACTcattaattgttttgttttttttaaagaatctggATCAGACTCCTGTCATATTGATTAAAAGTGAAGCCGAAACTTTTGCTGAGACTTTAAAACTAAGATTCTCCGACACATCAGATCAGCCAGCGCAGCAGCTTCTGTGTTCTTCACCCTCGCTGCTCTTCCTCAGAATAATTAATGCTTATTAGCGTCCTCTAacgtctccccccccccccccccccccccctcaactgTGGGCtttctccctctcatcctccttcTTGTGCCTCCAGTCCGCGATGATTTCTTCGGTAAGGCGCTCCTTGTCTGCGCTCACTTGTCCACCGTTCGCTGTTGCATCCACGTCcatgtttgtgcttttatttgcttttgtttttgcttcatcgCTTCCGTTTCGCATcgtttttttatcttttttttgtaTCTTGCTATGGAAAAATATCCATTTCCCCAGAAGTGAATGCAGCATAATACTGTTGTAACGATGCCAAAAGTCACCGAATGCTCgaatttgttttacatttttataaagTTGCAGTTCCTGATTTGACcgtgttttcattttaactgtTGCCAAACTCAACTTTataaaaatgaacattaaaGCAGCACCAGGCATCTGTAAGTCAAAGTTAAGCACtcctgttagcatgttagctttgGTCTTTTTACATTTCTAGAGGTGATAATCTTTCACTTTTTAACACAcaataattaaatattattGGATGTATAACTTTGGAGGGTCCTGGTTCAGCTGGTCACCATCACATCTGCTGGAAGCAGATTCTTGTAAGACTCTTGTAGCATCTATGTAAATATTTCCTACATTATTTCCCCACTTTCTGTGTGTTGTCCCTCCACACATTCATAATGCTTCAGCTTTTATCCAAACACCTGTAAACCAGTAAAGATCTGCTAAAAAACTGCTCCGTGCCTTGAGGTTGTAGCTTGTGCACATATTAGACCTCTAAATGAACTAACAGTCACTAGCTCCAGTCCAAAAGACACAATCTAGCGCCACCTATATTTTAGATTGTTTCATCTTTAAGCTCGTTTAGCCCCCACAGTTACATTAGGAAGTGGAATCTGAAACCAACAGATTTTTTCACCATGTCCAACATTCTTTTCCTGAAATGGCGTCCTCGCTTCTCTTCTGTTGCACACCGCCTGCTGCTCGTGCTGCTTCTCCGTCTCGGCGGCTGCTTGTGTGACAGCACAGCCGGAGTTGAGCGGTCAACACCGGTCCTGTGGGCCGTGCGTCTGTGGATCCGGCTAGTGATCCAACGACGTCACAACCCTTCCTTTTCAACCTGGCCAAGCTGCCTTGTTAACACGAGCGCTTCGTTTTTCACCTGTTGTGGAGGTCAGCGACGCCGCCGTTCCACAACAGGGACTCACTGAAGCTGGtctgaaaaggcagaaatcCCCCCCCAGAAGCCATAAAATCACtggttttaaagtgttttgaaATGCTATAATCTCTGGTGAGTGAGGGAGTTTTAAACGTGGCTGTTCCAGGGATGGGCAAGGAGGTGGAGAATCTGCTGGCCGAGAACAAACAGCTCCTGGAGACCAAGTAAGAGGCGGCGAGACTTCCAGCACGCGCTTTGTCCTCGCGCGACGTCTCACTTCCTGGTTCTCTCGGCCCCCGACAGAAACGCTCTCAACATTGTGAAAAACGACCTCATCGCCAAAGTGGACGAGCTGTCCGGGGAGCAGGAGgtgctgagggaggagctggaggccgtGAGGCAGTCCAAGAGCAAGGTGGACGCCCGagtgaaggagctggaggaggagctcaaGAGGTGAGCAGAAATGAACCTTGAGGATGACGAGGACGGGTTTTAATGCCGCATCGCCCATTTCCGATCATTTGCTTTaatccctcctcttcctgctgcaggctGCGAGCCGAGGCGCTCGGAGCGTCGCGGGACTCCAAGGATGAAGGAGGCGAGGAGGTTAGTGGAGTCTGGATCTGTGGTCAGGAGGTCGGAGCGTGGCGTTAACACCCCCGCCCTGCTGTGTCCAGCAGGAGGGTGACATGACGCTGACGCAGCGGCGGCGGTTCACGCGCGTGGAGATGGCCCGGGTGCTGATGGAGAGGAACCAGTACAAGGAGAGActgatggagctgcaggaggccgtCCGGTGGACCGAGATGATCAGGTGGGCGCACACGGTTCGGATCCCAGACCTGAGCACGGCCGGTTCAGCGCGGCATGCTGAcatttccctctctcctcaggGCGTCACGGGAGAGTCCTCAGAttcaagagaagaagaaatccaCCATCTGGCAGTTGTGAGTCGCTGCTCCTGTCCGTAGGGGAGCGGGAGAAACCGGCCATCTAAAAacctcttctcttcctgccacCAGCTTCGCCCGTCTCTTCAGCTCCTCGTCCAGCCCTCCGCCCGTCAAGCGTCCGTACTGCAGCGTCAACATCCACTACAAGTCGCCCTCGCCGGCCGGATTCTCCCAGCGGCGCAGCCACACCATGTGTCAGATCTCCACCTCCAACCGCACGCTGGAGTTCTTCCCTGAGGAGTGAGCCCTCCTCGCGTCCCCTTCCCCGTCACCCGCTGGCTTGTGGCGGCTGAGAGCAGCAGTGCTGCAATATTTTGCATCTTTATCCGTGGAAAACTGTAAAATGCGGCTTCTTTTCCATCAGAGTCGGCACCGACGCGCTTGGCTTGAGCTAAACCTCAGTCTTAAACACACTGCTTGATTTTCTTTGCGCTCCTCATCCTGTCATCTCCCCATGGTTCCGCTGCTGGCTGGCCAGGCTGCTAACGCTTCGCTCTCTcccgcccccgccccgccccgccccgccccctctgCCCTTTGCAGATTGGCCAGTAACGGCGTTGCGTCTCTCCTCAGCGACTCGGCGGTGCTGGCCCGCCGGGAGCAGCGGCGCGAGCAGTACCGGCAGGTCCGCGAGCACATGCGCCGCGACGACGGCATCATGCAGGCCTGCGGCTGGAGCGTGCCCTCACGCCTCAAACAGGTACGCCGTGGGAGGGGCTCCGAGCACGCTGGGCGCTCCCCTGTCTCAGTCCGAAAAAATGTGTGATGCCGAATTTACGCGGAACCGCAGCGGGATGGGAAGAAAAGCGTGGCGCTGCGTCATCTGCCTCAGTCAGGCAGTTGGAGAGACGTCTTTGAACCTTTGAGGCCCCTTCGGTTCAGCTTGTACTTCAAATTCCAGCATTAATGTGCTTCCGTAGCAACAAAGTGTGTGAAGTGGTTAGCGGGCAGGCGGGCAGGTCGAGCTAACTCTGATCTCCTGCAGAATGGTGGTCAGACGGACAGCGCTCAGGACAGCCCGCTGAAGAGACAACAGGCAAGTGAGACCGACAGAGCCCCGGCATGCGGCTTCCCCTCCTCCTTAACTTTCTCCCTGATGTCCTGAAATATCAGCagatgtttatttaaaagagcAACAATAATCATATAACTCAACATGAACGGAATCGTTCATGTTAAGTCTGACTTCAGAATAAGGAATGCATGGAAatttgcacgcacacacacatacacgcactcTTCCTGGCTGCAATATTgcgacctttaacctttaccacctctgtctgtctcaatCTGCCTCAACCTCGACATCCTGGACTTTTAGTATTAACTTTTTGTATCTTCCTTAAAGGAAAAACCCACTCTTGGCATTTCCAGTTAGACGGTAAACGCCGGTTTCTATCTGAAAACATCCATCTCAATATTTAACATAACAAACAAATGTCTGCAGCCTGACAGGCTGGTGATTCCAGAGGGGGTTTTCCTTTAACGGCTGCTGTTTATGGACCATACGTGTACACGTGCACATGTAAACCGTGCTAAAGATGGGTGGAACCAGACAGCAACTCTTGGCTGATGTCATATATGCTAACGCCTTCTAACGCCGCCTTTGTAGACCACTAATGAGAAGGAGGACAACCGCATGAAGAACGTGCCCGTCCCGGTCtactgtcgccccctggtggagaaGGACCCCAACAGAAAGGTGGGGCTTCTCTCTTTGCCGAACAGTAATTCCAGCGTTGTTGATGTTTGTTGCATaaatgcacacgtgtgtgtgtgtgtgtgtgtgcttgcagctgtggtgtgctgctggGGTTGATTTGACCGGCTGGAAGGTCTGCAACCAAGAGTTGTCACTGAATAAAGCACTTTCGAGCAGCGGCGACCCTCTGAACGCCGAGGAGGACGGCCCAGGCAAGAGGAGCAGCCACAGCTcgccagagaagaagaaggtagTTTAAACACAAATGCGCGTCCTCGACGTTCCCCAGCCGTCTGTTCATGCTTCGCCGCCTCTACTTTAGtcgaaggagctgcaggaaaccGACACTATGAGCAGCCGTGTGTGGATACTCACCAGCACCCACTCCGCCAGCAAGGTGGTCATCATCGACGCCAACCAGCCGGGCTCTCTGGTCGACCAGTTCAACGTCTGCAACGCCCATGTCTTATGCATCTCCAGCGTGCCAGGTGACATTTACGGTCTCTGTCGTCTGTTGGGTCAGTAcgagtgtgtttgcatgcaaacctgtgcgtgtgtgtgtgtgtgtgtgtgtgtgtgtgtgtgtgtgtgtgtgtgtgtgtgtccagctgcCAGTGACAGCGATTATCCCGCCGGTGAGATTGTGTTGGACCCGGGTGATGGGGGCACGGGTGCAGGGGACGACTCTGGGAGCGTGGAGGGCATGCTGTCGGGGATCACTCTGGTCGGCTGTGCCACTAACTGCAGCGTCGCCCGTAGCAACTGCTCCTCACGCACCGACACTCCTATCGTGGACAAAGGACAAGGTGGGAGCTTTTTCTGGGCACTTAAAATCGTAAATGCCGGCTTGTTTCCTCAGTACTGGTTGATCTTTAGCACCCACGGCGCCGCCCATCAACGGGAGGATTCAACCCGCACAGTCGGCCGAGGAGGCCACGGAGGCCACGGAGGTTCCCGAGACCACGGCCAGCCACGCAGAAGTAGGGCCGCCGGGGCCTTTTACCGAGCATGTCTTCACCGATCCCCATCCTCGTCCAGTAGATGGTTCAGACAGGTTCGGACCTCCGCGTCAGTTGTCTGTGAAGAGAAATGTACAAGCGAATCGCTGACAGTGTCAATCGCCTGTCCTCACAGACACACGGGGCTGTCCAAAGAGGAAACATCTCACCCTCCAGACTCGGAAAACGGAGGCGAAGAAGCCAAAAACTACAGCAGCGCGGCTCCCACCATGTGGCTCGGAGCCCAGAATGGCTGGTAGGTTCCGCTGTAGCTCCACAACCAATCAGAAACATGCTAACATCTAAAAGAGATGAgggattttcttcttctctgaaagACGCACAGCCCTGAAGTGTCTCTGTCCTTCATTCAGGCTGTACGTCCACTCAGCAGTCGGGAACTGGAAGAGGTGCCTCCATTCCATCAAACTGAAAGACTCTGTGCTCAGCCTGGTGTAAGTGACGGTGAAACGCCGAGGGGGTTGTTCTTTTATGGGTTTGGGCTGATCCAACCGTCTCCCTTCTGTCCTGTAACTCCAGACACGTGAAGGGCCGCGTGCTGGTCGCCCTGGCCGATGGAACCCTCGCCATCTTCCACAGAGCTGAAGGTATTTGTGGTTAAAAAGCATCAGAAGCTCGGAAGCCTTTTTCTGTCAGCTTACGTAGCTTCACGCTCATCAGATGGACAGTGGGACCTGTCCAACtaccacctgatggacctgggcCGTCCTCACCACTCCATCCGCTGCATGGCCGTGGTCCACGACAAGGTCTGGTGCGGCTACAAGAACAAGATCCACGTCATCCAGCCGAAGAGCATGCAGATCGAGGTGAGTCCCCAGCCCGCCGCGGCGGCTCTCGCGCGACGCAACCGTGGTAACGAGCTTCTGCTGCCCCGTAGAAGTCCTTCGATGCCCACCCTCGCAGGGAGAGCCAGGTGCGTCAGCTGGCGTGGATCGGCGACGGCGTGTGGGTGTCCATCCGCTTGGACTCGACCCTGCGGCTGTACCACGCCCACACgcaccagcacctccaggaCGTGGACATCGAGCCGTACGTCAGTAAGATGCTGGGTAAGAGCGGAGGCAGAACCCCGTCAGAGGCCAGGGAAGATGTCCTCACCGAACGCTGCGCTTGTCGTCTGCAGGCACCGGCAAGCTGGGCTTCTCTTTTGTCCGGATCACGGCTCTGCTGATCGGCGGGAATCGTCTCTGGGTGGGAACTGGGAACGGCGTGATCATCTCCATCCCACTGACAGAGAGTGAGTGACCTCGTCACAGTTGACATTTTCGATTTGAAGACAGATTTGGGTCTGATGCGAGCTTAAAGGGCGCCGTTAAGCTGTGCTAGCCTTTGGGCTCTCATAAAGTTAGTTCAGTTTACTTTCAATAAACAACTCACAAACAAATCACTCAGTTATAGGTTAAAAGGCTGTTAATAGATCGTAAAAAGCCTTATAATTCCTCTATGAGTCTCAATGTCACATTAAACTCTCATAGGTTATTAATGTATCACTCATACCATTATATATTAAGCACTATTATCTTATGTAACTGATCTTTAAAACTGGAATTTGTGAAGCTGGTACAGGATTAGCAGGTGTTGCACGACTGTattctcctccttctttccGGCTCGAGCACTTTGTCTTTGCTCCCAGACCCGCTCGACCCCGGCAGCACTTTTCACTGACGATCTTCGCCGTAACTCTTActgtcctctcttccctcttcctcctcctcctcctcctcctcctcctcctcctcctcctcctcttcctgtgctCGTAGCTGTGGTCCTGCACCGGGGACAGCTCCTTGGTGTGAGGGGTAAGTGGGAGcgttccctccctcctgctgaaGTCATCCGCCTTTTCTCACCTGTGCAGCAGACtaaaccttttttatttattccattgTTGATTTTGTTCCTTACGTGTGAACAGGGCAGGGATTGACTCATTGGTTGCTTTGCATGCCTTTTCTCATCATGATTTGTTTCATCAGTGACCAAAgggtgtgtttgcctgtgtcaGATCCACTGCATGAATCTGCTGTATTTTAACCACAGATGCTTTCCTTTGGCAATAACACcttttgtgtattttctccACAGCCAATAAGGTGTCGCCGACATCGGCCAGTGGAGTGATCCACGTATATGGGGACGACGGCTCAGAGAAGAGCACCGGCAGCTTCATCCCCTACTGCTCAATGGCGCAGGCTCAGCTCTGTTTCCATGGACACCGCGATGCTGTCAAGTTCTTTGTCTCAGTACCCGGTAGGCACCGAAGATAATTTGCCATAATTTCGCAGACTTTATAAAGATCCAGAATCTTGAATCTGGTTTTGTGATGTGTGCACGTGACAGGCAACGTTTTAGCCACCTTAAATGGCAGCGTGCTGGACAGTCCATCGGAGGGTGAGGGCTCAACGGCACCCCAAGAGACGGAGGCTCAGAGTGTTCATAACGTGTTggtgctgagtggaggagagggttACATTGACTTCCGTATAGGTGAGCACATCTTACCATTTTGTTGTTGTATGTGTGGAGTTGTGTATTGACTTAAATTTCAATAGCTGTTATCTATACAAATGAGGGTTAGTTGTTTTAGGTTATCAATATTACATCTTCTTACTTTGCTGTCTTCATGCCAAATTATTGCATTTGGTGCCATCATGCGGTCACTTTGGAGAACTGCATCACAAGGCCGTCGAAACCTTGCAGTACTTCATAGTTACCACTGGGTGTCACTGTACACTCCGTTCGGTGTACCGTGAACGCGACATTAAGGCCTGATTTTAGCAATTTAAGCCATTTTAaagaccattttaaaatgagatttggaaaaacagaatagtaaatgcaaaaaataaactGACCTCTTCATTGTGGATTCTTTTtgcaggagatggagaagatgatgagacagaggaaggagagaacacAGGAGTCACTCAGATGAAATCTTCTTTGTGCAAGGCTGAACGGAGTCACATCATCGTCTGGCAGGTGTCTTACATCCCAGAGTGACACCTGGATGTGCTTTAACCCCTCAGCTACAGCACCCTTCCTCCAGaagcacctctgtcctccaatGCTTCCAGCCACCCTGATTATGTAATTATCCCAGGTCATGTAAAAGCCCCCTTCTTGAACCTCTGTGACATATTTTATTCATTGTAACTATTATATCCCTGTCACTCGGTAACTTTACTACCTTGTAAGTACTTCATCTGATCTAGTAATCTATCACCATGTCCCACCCAGGGCATTATGACTATCCTTTATGAGCCTTGCAAACCCTCATCATAACTACCTCCCTCTTCTCTACCATCCTGTAGCCATACTGTATCTTCTGTATTGACCGCAGCTGTCCCGCATCTCTCCCAGTgactcctccttgtcctcctcttgGTTTGTCATCGGTGACGCTTCCTCGTCCTAAATTGAAGCCCAGGGCCCTAACATGCCACCCAAAA from Takifugu flavidus isolate HTHZ2018 chromosome 18, ASM371156v2, whole genome shotgun sequence encodes:
- the mapk8ip3 gene encoding C-Jun-amino-terminal kinase-interacting protein 3 isoform X27, whose amino-acid sequence is MMDLQIDEVVYQDDYGSGSVMSERVSGMANSIYREFERLIRSYDEEVVKELMPLVVNVLENLDAVLTENQEHEVELELLKEDNEQLITQYEREKALRKQAEEKFIEFEDALEAEKKELQIQVEFLELQGKQLELKTKNYSDQIARLEERESDMKREYNALHQRHTEMIQTYVEHIERSKVLQTGSNSQSETNCGRTKAERPPSLSLYANIEGMVRGGLGGARITPGKDIWQVSELGRSTFCSAYQEDGSESDSVAATPSSTSSKSNTPTSSVPSASVTPINEGFPPHADFDATRAGNCRKSGKRLSRNMEVQVCQETRNVSIGMGRDEWSEFQEMIDSTLELDMCVDPRVYGGGNSPSQGIVNEAFGINTDSLYHEIKDAKSDIIGDVDAGAELLGEFSVRDDFFGMGKEVENLLAENKQLLETKNALNIVKNDLIAKVDELSGEQEVLREELEAVRQSKSKVDARVKELEEELKRLRAEALGASRDSKDEGGEEQEGDMTLTQRRRFTRVEMARVLMERNQYKERLMELQEAVRWTEMIRASRESPQIQEKKKSTIWQFFARLFSSSSSPPPVKRPYCSVNIHYKSPSPAGFSQRRSHTMCQISTSNRTLEFFPEDDSAVLARREQRREQYRQVREHMRRDDGIMQACGWSVPSRLKQNGGQTDSAQDSPLKRQQTTNEKEDNRMKNVPVPVYCRPLVEKDPNRKLWCAAGVDLTGWKVCNQELSLNKALSSSGDPLNAEEDGPGKRSSHSSPEKKKSKELQETDTMSSRVWILTSTHSASKVVIIDANQPGSLVDQFNVCNAHVLCISSVPAASDSDYPAGEIVLDPGDGGTGAGDDSGSVEGMLSGITLVGCATNCSVARSNCSSRTDTPIVDKGQAPTAPPINGRIQPAQSAEEATEATEVPETTASHAEVGPPGPFTEHVFTDPHPRPVDGSDRHTGLSKEETSHPPDSENGGEEAKNYSSAAPTMWLGAQNGWLYVHSAVGNWKRCLHSIKLKDSVLSLVHVKGRVLVALADGTLAIFHRAEDGQWDLSNYHLMDLGRPHHSIRCMAVVHDKVWCGYKNKIHVIQPKSMQIEKSFDAHPRRESQVRQLAWIGDGVWVSIRLDSTLRLYHAHTHQHLQDVDIEPYVSKMLGTGKLGFSFVRITALLIGGNRLWVGTGNGVIISIPLTETVVLHRGQLLGVRANKVSPTSASGVIHVYGDDGSEKSTGSFIPYCSMAQAQLCFHGHRDAVKFFVSVPGNVLATLNGSVLDSPSEGEGSTAPQETEAQSVHNVLVLSGGEGYIDFRIGDGEDDETEEGENTGVTQMKSSLCKAERSHIIVWQVSYIPE
- the mapk8ip3 gene encoding C-Jun-amino-terminal kinase-interacting protein 3 isoform X26, which translates into the protein MMDLQIDEVVYQDDYGSGSVMSERVSGMANSIYREFERLIRSYDEEVVKELMPLVVNVLENLDAVLTENQEHEVELELLKEDNEQLITQYEREKALRKQAEEKFIEFEDALEAEKKELQIQVEFLELQGKQLELKTKNYSDQIARLEERESDMKREYNALHQRHTEMIQTYVEHIERSKVLQTGSNSQSETNCGRTKAERPPSLSLYANIEGMEDGSESDSVAATPSSTSSKSNTPTSSVPSASVTPINEGFPPHADFDATRAGNCRKSGKRLSRNMEVQVCQETRNVSIGMGRDEWSEFQEMIDSTLELDMCVDPRVYGGGNSPSQGIVNEAFGINTDSLYHEIKDAKSDIIGDVDAGAELLGEFSGMGKEVENLLAENKQLLETKNALNIVKNDLIAKVDELSGEQEVLREELEAVRQSKSKVDARVKELEEELKRLRAEALGASRDSKDEGGEEQEGDMTLTQRRRFTRVEMARVLMERNQYKERLMELQEAVRWTEMIRASRESPQIQEKKKSTIWQFFARLFSSSSSPPPVKRPYCSVNIHYKSPSPAGFSQRRSHTMCQISTSNRTLEFFPEELASNGVASLLSDSAVLARREQRREQYRQVREHMRRDDGIMQACGWSVPSRLKQNGGQTDSAQDSPLKRQQTTNEKEDNRMKNVPVPVYCRPLVEKDPNRKLWCAAGVDLTGWKVCNQELSLNKALSSSGDPLNAEEDGPGKRSSHSSPEKKKSKELQETDTMSSRVWILTSTHSASKVVIIDANQPGSLVDQFNVCNAHVLCISSVPAASDSDYPAGEIVLDPGDGGTGAGDDSGSVEGMLSGITLVGCATNCSVARSNCSSRTDTPIVDKGQAPTAPPINGRIQPAQSAEEATEATEVPETTASHAEVGPPGPFTEHVFTDPHPRPVDGSDRHTGLSKEETSHPPDSENGGEEAKNYSSAAPTMWLGAQNGWLYVHSAVGNWKRCLHSIKLKDSVLSLVHVKGRVLVALADGTLAIFHRAEDGQWDLSNYHLMDLGRPHHSIRCMAVVHDKVWCGYKNKIHVIQPKSMQIEKSFDAHPRRESQVRQLAWIGDGVWVSIRLDSTLRLYHAHTHQHLQDVDIEPYVSKMLGTGKLGFSFVRITALLIGGNRLWVGTGNGVIISIPLTETNKVSPTSASGVIHVYGDDGSEKSTGSFIPYCSMAQAQLCFHGHRDAVKFFVSVPGNVLATLNGSVLDSPSEGEGSTAPQETEAQSVHNVLVLSGGEGYIDFRIGDGEDDETEEGENTGVTQMKSSLCKAERSHIIVWQVSYIPE
- the mapk8ip3 gene encoding C-Jun-amino-terminal kinase-interacting protein 3 isoform X5, coding for MMDLQIDEVVYQDDYGSGSVMSERVSGMANSIYREFERLIRSYDEEVVKELMPLVVNVLENLDAVLTENQEHEVELELLKEDNEQLITQYEREKALRKQAEEKFIEFEDALEAEKKELQIQVEFLELQGKQLELKTKNYSDQIARLEERESDMKREYNALHQRHTEMIQTYVEHIERSKVLQTGSNSQSETNCGRTQRHTWKKSSKAERPPSLSLYANIEGMVRGGLGGARITPGKDIWQVSELGRSTFCSAYQEDGSESDSVAATPSSTSSKSNTPTSSVPSASVTPINEGFPPHADFDATRAGNCRKSGKRLSRNMEVQVCQETRNVSIGMGRDEWSEFQEMIDSTLELDMCVDPRVYGGGNSPSQGIVNEAFGINTDSLYHEIKDAKSDIIGDVDAGAELLGEFSGMGKEVENLLAENKQLLETKNALNIVKNDLIAKVDELSGEQEVLREELEAVRQSKSKVDARVKELEEELKRLRAEALGASRDSKDEGGEEQEGDMTLTQRRRFTRVEMARVLMERNQYKERLMELQEAVRWTEMIRASRESPQIQEKKKSTIWQFFARLFSSSSSPPPVKRPYCSVNIHYKSPSPAGFSQRRSHTMCQISTSNRTLEFFPEELASNGVASLLSDSAVLARREQRREQYRQVREHMRRDDGIMQACGWSVPSRLKQNGGQTDSAQDSPLKRQQTTNEKEDNRMKNVPVPVYCRPLVEKDPNRKLWCAAGVDLTGWKVCNQELSLNKALSSSGDPLNAEEDGPGKRSSHSSPEKKKSKELQETDTMSSRVWILTSTHSASKVVIIDANQPGSLVDQFNVCNAHVLCISSVPAASDSDYPAGEIVLDPGDGGTGAGDDSGSVEGMLSGITLVGCATNCSVARSNCSSRTDTPIVDKGQAPTAPPINGRIQPAQSAEEATEATEVPETTASHAEVGPPGPFTEHVFTDPHPRPVDGSDRHTGLSKEETSHPPDSENGGEEAKNYSSAAPTMWLGAQNGWLYVHSAVGNWKRCLHSIKLKDSVLSLVHVKGRVLVALADGTLAIFHRAEDGQWDLSNYHLMDLGRPHHSIRCMAVVHDKVWCGYKNKIHVIQPKSMQIEKSFDAHPRRESQVRQLAWIGDGVWVSIRLDSTLRLYHAHTHQHLQDVDIEPYVSKMLGTGKLGFSFVRITALLIGGNRLWVGTGNGVIISIPLTETVVLHRGQLLGVRANKVSPTSASGVIHVYGDDGSEKSTGSFIPYCSMAQAQLCFHGHRDAVKFFVSVPGNVLATLNGSVLDSPSEGEGSTAPQETEAQSVHNVLVLSGGEGYIDFRIGDGEDDETEEGENTGVTQMKSSLCKAERSHIIVWQVSYIPE
- the mapk8ip3 gene encoding C-Jun-amino-terminal kinase-interacting protein 3 isoform X20, whose translation is MMDLQIDEVVYQDDYGSGSVMSERVSGMANSIYREFERLIRSYDEEVVKELMPLVVNVLENLDAVLTENQEHEVELELLKEDNEQLITQYEREKALRKQAEEKFIEFEDALEAEKKELQIQVEFLELQGKQLELKTKNYSDQIARLEERESDMKREYNALHQRHTEMIQTYVEHIERSKVLQTGSNSQSETNCGRTQRHTWKKSKAERPPSLSLYANIEGMEDGSESDSVAATPSSTSSKSNTPTSSVPSASVTPINEGFPPHADFDATRAGNCRKSGKRLSRNMEVQVCQETRNVSIGMGRDEWSEFQEMIDSTLELDMCVDPRVYGGGNSPSQGIVNEAFGINTDSLYHEIKDAKSDIIGDVDAGAELLGEFSVRDDFFGMGKEVENLLAENKQLLETKNALNIVKNDLIAKVDELSGEQEVLREELEAVRQSKSKVDARVKELEEELKRLRAEALGASRDSKDEGGEEQEGDMTLTQRRRFTRVEMARVLMERNQYKERLMELQEAVRWTEMIRASRESPQIQEKKKSTIWQFFARLFSSSSSPPPVKRPYCSVNIHYKSPSPAGFSQRRSHTMCQISTSNRTLEFFPEELASNGVASLLSDSAVLARREQRREQYRQVREHMRRDDGIMQACGWSVPSRLKQNGGQTDSAQDSPLKRQQTTNEKEDNRMKNVPVPVYCRPLVEKDPNRKLWCAAGVDLTGWKVCNQELSLNKALSSSGDPLNAEEDGPGKRSSHSSPEKKKSKELQETDTMSSRVWILTSTHSASKVVIIDANQPGSLVDQFNVCNAHVLCISSVPAASDSDYPAGEIVLDPGDGGTGAGDDSGSVEGMLSGITLVGCATNCSVARSNCSSRTDTPIVDKGQAPTAPPINGRIQPAQSAEEATEATEVPETTASHAEVGPPGPFTEHVFTDPHPRPVDGSDRHTGLSKEETSHPPDSENGGEEAKNYSSAAPTMWLGAQNGWLYVHSAVGNWKRCLHSIKLKDSVLSLVHVKGRVLVALADGTLAIFHRAEDGQWDLSNYHLMDLGRPHHSIRCMAVVHDKVWCGYKNKIHVIQPKSMQIEKSFDAHPRRESQVRQLAWIGDGVWVSIRLDSTLRLYHAHTHQHLQDVDIEPYVSKMLGTGKLGFSFVRITALLIGGNRLWVGTGNGVIISIPLTETVVLHRGQLLGVRANKVSPTSASGVIHVYGDDGSEKSTGSFIPYCSMAQAQLCFHGHRDAVKFFVSVPGNVLATLNGSVLDSPSEGEGSTAPQETEAQSVHNVLVLSGGEGYIDFRIGDGEDDETEEGENTGVTQMKSSLCKAERSHIIVWQVSYIPE